One genomic segment of Candidatus Sulfotelmatobacter sp. includes these proteins:
- a CDS encoding ABATE domain-containing protein, translating into MCLDFVNTLDDRHILPKELLVTYSDLVRFGEDAGLLDGRQADGLQERSRINPGGAQEALVRGRELREAIHDVFWEVINRRPVPPAALAKLNAFAQDAAMHMSLVTVRGGFAWKFDDVRDFDRVLWPIARAAGDLLATEQLAYVRACFSKSCEWFFLDTSKNHQRRWCDMTRCGNREKFRNFYRRQKSASSKRKHPTTRGQRS; encoded by the coding sequence GTGTGCCTCGACTTCGTGAACACGCTCGACGACCGTCACATCTTGCCGAAAGAGTTGCTCGTTACGTATAGCGATCTCGTGCGCTTCGGCGAGGATGCGGGGCTGCTCGATGGGCGTCAGGCGGATGGGTTGCAGGAGCGGAGCCGCATCAATCCCGGCGGCGCGCAGGAAGCGCTGGTGCGGGGCAGAGAGTTGCGGGAAGCGATTCACGATGTATTTTGGGAAGTCATTAATCGGCGGCCAGTGCCTCCGGCTGCGCTCGCGAAGCTCAACGCGTTTGCGCAGGACGCGGCGATGCACATGAGCCTGGTTACGGTGAGAGGCGGCTTCGCGTGGAAGTTCGACGATGTCCGCGACTTCGATCGCGTGCTGTGGCCGATTGCGCGCGCGGCGGGCGATCTGCTGGCGACGGAGCAACTGGCCTATGTGCGGGCATGCTTCTCGAAGAGCTGCGAGTGGTTTTTTCTGGATACCAGCAAAAATCATCAGCGCCGCTGGTGCGATATGACGCGGTGCGGGAATCGGGAGAAGTTCCGGAATTTTTATCGGCGGCAGAAGAGCGCTTCGTCGAAGCGAAAACATCCCACTACTCGCGGACAAAGATCTTGA
- a CDS encoding FG-GAP-like repeat-containing protein yields the protein MFCRTLAIAILASLLALPTASARPIRFAAATTTTSGISHTVRVAVGDFNHDGNPDLAISSTYNQVAVFLGNGDGTFSGPTIYNLTFYVTGSVAVGDFNHDGKLDLAVVGGDTSGNGLAFLSGNGDGSFNPPVYFQTTLGGASIVAVARDFNHDHNLDLFVGGNGSSQVLLGDGKGNFQNGQLESVYGDGVAVGDFNSDGNLDVASTQPYPYYNSTGVSILLGNGDGTFQSPLAYSGMEEPYAIAAGDFNGDKKLDLAIGDYLFNTVVILQGNGNGTFTNIGQWYAGGNPGAIVVSDFNLDGKADLAVSDYSGNDVDVLTGQGDGTFPGSIFLSTGAGASDVVAVDLNHDGSADLVVVNNVDDTFSVLLNAAGTYVQITSSPNPSRLGQPVTFTATVKGSVTKSSTPSGTVVFKDGAIILANVPLASGTAAFTTSSLRQGRHNITATYTGDIAFNPHEPATLMQRVQ from the coding sequence ATGTTTTGTCGGACCCTCGCGATAGCAATCCTGGCATCTCTACTCGCTCTCCCGACAGCTTCGGCGCGCCCGATCCGCTTCGCGGCTGCGACGACTACGACCAGCGGCATCTCTCACACAGTTCGCGTGGCGGTCGGCGACTTCAACCACGACGGCAATCCCGATCTCGCAATCTCCAGCACCTACAACCAAGTTGCGGTTTTTCTTGGTAACGGCGACGGGACCTTTAGCGGCCCAACGATCTACAACCTCACTTTCTACGTTACCGGCTCGGTGGCTGTCGGAGACTTCAATCACGATGGCAAACTCGATCTCGCGGTCGTGGGCGGAGACACTTCTGGCAACGGACTCGCCTTCCTCTCAGGCAATGGCGACGGCTCATTCAACCCTCCGGTCTACTTCCAGACCACTCTCGGCGGCGCCTCGATTGTGGCCGTCGCCCGCGACTTTAATCATGATCACAACTTGGACTTGTTTGTCGGGGGCAACGGCAGCAGTCAAGTACTTCTGGGAGATGGAAAGGGGAATTTTCAGAATGGCCAACTGGAAAGCGTGTACGGTGACGGCGTGGCGGTCGGCGACTTCAACAGTGATGGAAACCTCGACGTCGCCTCCACCCAGCCTTACCCCTACTACAACTCGACCGGCGTATCGATCCTGCTCGGAAACGGAGATGGCACGTTCCAGTCCCCGCTGGCCTATTCCGGCATGGAGGAGCCTTATGCGATCGCTGCTGGAGACTTCAACGGCGATAAGAAACTTGACCTGGCAATCGGAGATTACCTCTTCAATACCGTCGTCATTCTGCAGGGTAATGGCAATGGCACATTCACGAACATCGGCCAATGGTACGCAGGCGGCAATCCGGGCGCGATCGTCGTTTCCGATTTCAATCTTGATGGCAAGGCCGACTTGGCCGTGTCAGATTACAGTGGCAATGACGTCGACGTCTTAACCGGGCAAGGAGATGGCACGTTCCCTGGTTCAATATTTCTCTCAACCGGCGCCGGCGCTTCCGACGTCGTGGCTGTCGACCTGAACCACGACGGCTCTGCGGACCTTGTGGTGGTTAACAATGTGGACGACACTTTCAGTGTTCTGCTCAATGCAGCCGGAACTTACGTGCAGATCACAAGTTCGCCTAACCCCTCCCGCCTGGGCCAACCCGTGACCTTTACAGCTACTGTTAAGGGCAGCGTGACTAAATCTTCGACTCCTTCGGGCACCGTAGTTTTTAAGGATGGTGCAATTATTCTGGCAAACGTTCCGCTTGCCAGTGGCACTGCGGCATTTACTACATCGTCCTTGAGACAAGGCCGTCACAACATAACTGCGACGTATACCGGAGACATCGCCTTCAATCCACACGAACCAGCGACACTGATGCAACGAGTCCAATAG
- a CDS encoding VWA domain-containing protein: protein MFRSRICAIPIFLSLACTLLPAQSDSSAPATQSAQASSDIPTFRSTVRRVVVDVVVRDQNNMAVHGLAAKDFVLTEDGRPQNILSFDVHEFDTPSISIPPNTHLPTNNFVNIPPVPERGPLYVILYDLVNIEIADQPDARRQVMNFIKKKPDGTRFALFVHSDTLALVQGFTDDKSLLYAALDPSHPKPHVPMVFMMGKNLGFGDPVSTMNILTQVTQFLEGVPGHKNLIWLAGTFPLALAPRREDPREYEDDIKAELNVLTRAEVAIYPINVGGVPVNPPGQLTGARPNGGAASQTATAGAQMTAAGATGQHPTSGLGELGSGGQADAAGMVQVMQTESTFDSAITDYMVQKAIAEATGGRAWWSTNDITGALEEATEVDGNYYELTYSPTNTSDEGRRRSIRVKLDQKGYQLAYRRFYFMGAYSARPQLSKDQPAAASVATAENDTLQPNMKHGAPMLHDLLFSAHVRADGIPAKATAEQMAQLAEQPGYAGTRKKDKPMSSVDVQKYLVDYRVTDKALVSKAAGSKPAQFEFAAAAFDDDSRMLNGVINNASGETSVNPETSKSGVFRVRQEIYVPAAASWIRIGVRDKSSNRVGTLEVHLPLAPETPIPATTSAR, encoded by the coding sequence ATGTTTCGCTCCCGCATTTGCGCAATTCCGATATTCCTCAGCCTCGCCTGTACCCTTCTGCCCGCTCAATCCGACTCTTCCGCGCCCGCCACCCAATCGGCGCAGGCCTCATCCGACATCCCCACCTTCCGTAGCACCGTCCGCCGCGTCGTCGTCGACGTCGTCGTTCGCGACCAGAACAATATGGCGGTTCACGGTCTCGCCGCCAAAGATTTCGTCCTTACCGAAGACGGCCGCCCGCAAAACATTCTCTCCTTCGATGTCCACGAGTTCGATACGCCATCGATCTCTATTCCCCCCAACACCCATCTCCCGACGAACAACTTCGTGAATATTCCCCCCGTCCCGGAGCGCGGCCCGCTCTACGTAATTCTTTACGACCTCGTCAACATCGAGATCGCCGACCAGCCCGACGCCCGACGCCAGGTCATGAACTTCATCAAGAAGAAGCCCGACGGAACCCGCTTCGCCCTCTTCGTTCACTCCGACACTCTCGCCCTGGTGCAGGGTTTCACCGACGACAAGAGTCTTCTGTACGCCGCCCTCGATCCTTCGCATCCCAAGCCGCACGTCCCCATGGTTTTCATGATGGGCAAGAATCTCGGCTTCGGCGACCCCGTCTCGACCATGAATATCCTGACCCAGGTCACGCAGTTTCTCGAAGGCGTTCCCGGACACAAGAATTTGATCTGGCTGGCCGGAACTTTTCCGCTTGCGCTCGCTCCCCGCCGCGAAGATCCGCGCGAATACGAGGACGACATCAAAGCCGAACTCAATGTGCTGACCCGCGCCGAGGTGGCGATTTATCCCATCAATGTCGGTGGCGTGCCTGTCAATCCTCCCGGCCAATTAACCGGAGCAAGACCAAACGGCGGCGCCGCCAGCCAGACCGCCACTGCCGGCGCCCAAATGACCGCAGCGGGCGCGACGGGCCAACACCCAACCAGCGGCCTCGGAGAATTGGGTTCCGGCGGCCAGGCTGACGCCGCTGGAATGGTGCAAGTCATGCAAACCGAAAGCACCTTCGATTCCGCCATCACCGACTACATGGTGCAGAAAGCCATTGCCGAGGCCACCGGCGGCCGCGCCTGGTGGAGCACCAACGACATCACCGGCGCACTCGAGGAAGCCACCGAGGTCGATGGCAATTACTACGAGTTGACTTACTCGCCCACCAACACCAGCGATGAAGGCCGACGCCGCAGCATTCGCGTGAAGCTCGACCAAAAGGGATATCAACTCGCTTATCGCCGCTTCTATTTCATGGGCGCTTACTCGGCCCGACCGCAATTATCCAAAGATCAACCGGCGGCCGCGTCCGTCGCCACCGCCGAAAACGATACGCTTCAACCCAATATGAAACACGGCGCTCCCATGCTCCACGATCTTCTCTTTTCCGCGCACGTCCGCGCCGACGGCATTCCCGCGAAAGCCACGGCAGAACAAATGGCCCAACTGGCCGAGCAGCCGGGCTATGCCGGCACGCGCAAAAAAGACAAACCGATGTCGTCCGTCGACGTACAGAAATATCTGGTGGATTACCGCGTAACTGACAAAGCTCTCGTCTCGAAAGCCGCCGGCAGCAAGCCCGCGCAATTCGAATTCGCCGCCGCCGCCTTCGATGACGACAGCCGCATGCTCAACGGCGTCATCAACAACGCCAGCGGAGAAACTTCCGTCAACCCGGAGACCAGCAAGTCCGGCGTCTTCCGCGTCCGCCAGGAGATTTACGTTCCCGCCGCCGCCTCCTGGATTCGCATCGGCGTCCGCGACAAATCCAGCAACCGCGTCGGCACCCTCGAAGTCCATCTCCCGCTCGCCCCCGAAACGCCGATCCCCGCCACAACATCGGCCCGTTAG
- a CDS encoding Gfo/Idh/MocA family oxidoreductase yields the protein MAKFPLSRRQFINLGAGALAASTVAKNILQPHLLSASPRPVAPSDTIRFASIGTGIRGCEHLEASLSVPGIQCVAVCDLYDSRHTAAQESVKNPSVPATRDYRSILDRKDVDSVLIATMDHQHRHIFEDACAAGKDIYCEKPMSHTVEDGFAMMEAAQKNKRMVCIGSQRVSSILYAKAKEIYDSGKLGEVFSINAYWDRNSPSGAWVYPVPPDASEKTIDWNTFLGNAPKRPFDPVRFFRWRCFTDYGEGLGGDLFVHLLSGIQFITGINQPAQRAMSSGGLFHFKDGREFPDLIETLYEYPNCRVTLRCNLNNDGGEFIGFYGTKGTMIIKDATLSYKPQDTRPRPEDYSIYGWPKALRDQYLQQWQLDHPMPPALVSKTEEEGESYALPRGYSDTVDHQTNFYNAVRTRKPVVENEVFGNHAAIGCHLANFSYFNQDVAVWDEKTKKIVKG from the coding sequence ATGGCTAAGTTTCCCCTGTCTCGCCGTCAATTCATCAACCTTGGAGCGGGCGCTCTCGCCGCCTCGACTGTAGCCAAAAATATCCTGCAGCCTCATCTGCTTTCCGCATCACCCCGTCCGGTCGCTCCCAGCGATACCATCCGCTTCGCATCCATCGGCACCGGCATTCGCGGATGCGAGCATCTCGAAGCGTCGCTCAGCGTTCCCGGCATTCAGTGCGTCGCCGTCTGCGATCTTTATGACAGCCGCCACACCGCCGCGCAGGAATCCGTCAAGAATCCCAGCGTCCCCGCCACCCGCGACTATCGCTCCATCCTCGACCGCAAGGACGTCGACTCCGTCCTCATCGCCACCATGGACCACCAACATCGCCACATCTTCGAAGATGCCTGCGCCGCCGGCAAAGACATTTACTGCGAGAAGCCCATGTCGCACACCGTGGAAGACGGATTCGCCATGATGGAAGCCGCGCAAAAAAATAAACGCATGGTGTGCATCGGCAGCCAGCGCGTCAGTTCCATCCTCTACGCCAAAGCCAAAGAAATTTACGACTCCGGCAAACTCGGCGAAGTCTTCTCCATCAACGCCTATTGGGACCGCAACTCTCCCAGCGGCGCCTGGGTTTATCCCGTTCCCCCCGACGCCAGCGAAAAGACCATCGACTGGAACACTTTCCTGGGCAATGCCCCCAAGCGCCCCTTCGATCCCGTCCGCTTCTTCCGCTGGCGCTGCTTCACGGATTACGGCGAAGGCCTCGGCGGCGATCTTTTTGTACACCTACTCTCTGGCATCCAGTTCATCACCGGCATCAATCAGCCCGCGCAGCGCGCCATGTCCTCCGGCGGTCTGTTCCATTTCAAAGACGGCCGCGAATTCCCCGACCTGATCGAAACTCTCTACGAGTATCCCAACTGCCGCGTCACCCTGCGCTGCAACCTCAACAACGACGGCGGAGAGTTCATCGGCTTCTACGGCACCAAAGGCACCATGATCATCAAAGACGCGACTCTAAGCTACAAGCCGCAGGACACGCGTCCCCGGCCTGAAGACTATTCGATTTACGGTTGGCCAAAGGCGCTGCGCGACCAATATCTCCAGCAGTGGCAATTGGACCACCCCATGCCACCCGCCCTGGTATCGAAAACCGAAGAGGAAGGCGAGTCCTACGCCCTGCCTCGCGGATACAGCGACACCGTCGATCACCAGACCAACTTCTACAATGCCGTGCGCACCCGCAAACCCGTCGTCGAAAACGAAGTCTTCGGCAACCACGCCGCCATCGGCTGCCACTTGGCAAACTTCTCTTACTTCAACCAGGACGTTGCCGTCTGGGACGAGAAAACGAAAAAAATCGTGAAGGGATAA
- a CDS encoding EamA family transporter — protein sequence MPNSLRPATARSRAYSTQLALAFAAIYIVWGSTYLAIRYAVETIPPLVTAGIRHSIAGVIMFAWAWARGFRPTRAHWISGCVLGTLFFLIGHGSLHWAEQYVGSGLAALLVATEPMFILVLAWFMGQQRISRLSALGLGLGVLGVAILAGAELTMKGSSLLAVLAVLLGSLSWSAGVVISPRLKLPEDALGRTALPTLCGAAMLLAAAGLTGEFHATHWAAISLHSIVGLAYLIVFGSVVAFTAYTWLLQRCPPALVATHTYANPVVAVFLGWLLASEPLTMRVVLASVAILAAIVLVRRGEQATKAPASISLLPKLRNEECA from the coding sequence GTGCCCAACTCACTTAGACCTGCAACCGCTCGCAGCCGTGCGTATTCCACTCAGCTGGCGCTTGCCTTCGCGGCCATCTATATCGTCTGGGGGTCGACCTATCTCGCAATTCGTTACGCAGTCGAAACCATTCCTCCGCTCGTCACTGCCGGCATTCGGCACTCGATTGCCGGAGTGATTATGTTCGCTTGGGCCTGGGCTCGCGGCTTTCGTCCCACCCGCGCACATTGGATTTCAGGATGCGTCTTGGGAACATTGTTCTTTCTGATCGGCCACGGCTCGCTGCACTGGGCAGAACAATATGTAGGCTCCGGTCTCGCAGCCTTGCTCGTCGCGACCGAACCCATGTTCATTCTTGTGCTGGCGTGGTTCATGGGGCAGCAGCGGATCAGCCGGCTGAGCGCTCTGGGATTGGGTTTGGGCGTGCTCGGAGTCGCAATACTGGCGGGCGCCGAGTTGACGATGAAAGGATCGAGCCTGCTCGCAGTGCTGGCCGTGCTGCTGGGCTCGCTCTCATGGTCGGCCGGGGTCGTGATCTCGCCCAGGCTCAAATTGCCTGAGGACGCTCTCGGCCGAACTGCGCTGCCCACGCTTTGCGGCGCGGCTATGCTGCTCGCAGCCGCAGGCCTCACCGGGGAATTTCATGCCACCCATTGGGCCGCCATTTCTCTCCATTCAATTGTGGGCCTGGCCTACCTCATCGTTTTCGGTTCGGTGGTGGCGTTTACGGCTTACACCTGGCTGTTGCAGCGCTGCCCGCCGGCGCTGGTCGCGACCCACACTTACGCGAATCCAGTGGTTGCCGTATTCCTGGGATGGCTCCTAGCATCCGAGCCGCTCACCATGCGCGTCGTGCTGGCGTCAGTTGCCATCCTCGCCGCAATCGTCCTCGTACGCCGCGGAGAACAAGCCACTAAAGCACCGGCCTCAATCTCGCTGCTGCCCAAACTGCGGAACGAGGAATGTGCTTAA